A genomic window from Sorex araneus isolate mSorAra2 chromosome 2, mSorAra2.pri, whole genome shotgun sequence includes:
- the LOC129402272 gene encoding uncharacterized protein LOC129402272 isoform X1 produces MRPAPRGARQGPLAEPSGNCARAPAPGKWEGGGGEARAPGSPQVQRAPRLPGRPSDSLPRLPDAGPPGCTSRCSKRERPRDAGEVAAGAGKDAGLDVQCPAFLRMILNCPNSYAALDLKASVTKALPTEGLVESGIKNRGTMTQEDADFYPEKSAWICQFPKGRLLPFCLPHTQSPKPLDYLPMHPMSFEWPQQSINKYPL; encoded by the exons ATGCGGCCCGCCCCGCGCGGCGCCCGACAGGGACCCCTAGCGGAGCCGTCGGGAAACTGCGCCCGGGCGCCCGCCCCGGGGaaatgggaaggaggggggggagaggccCGCGCCCCGGGGAGCCCACAGGTGCAGCGCGCCCCAAGGCTGCCCGGGCGCCCCTCCGACAGCCTCCCCCGCCTCCCGGACGCAGGTCCACCTGGATGCACCAGCCGGTGCAGTAAGAGGGAGAGGCCCCGGGACGCGGGGGAGGTCGCTGCGGGCGCCGGGAAAG ATGCAGGACTGGACGTTCAGTGCCCCGCTTTCTTAAGAATGATCTTGAACTGCCCAAATAGCTATGCTGCTCTGGACCTAAAAGCATCGGTCACCAAAGCGCTGCCCACAGAGGGTCTAGTGGAATCAG GTATCAAGAACCGTGGGACCATGACTCAGGAAGATGCAGATTTCTATCCCGAGAAGTCTGCATGGATCTGCCAGTTCCCTAAAGGTCGTCTTCTGCCCTTTTGCCTGCCACACACCCAATCCCCCAAACCCTTGGATTATCTCCCCATGCACCCCATGTCCTTTGAATGGCCTCAGCAAAGCATCAACAAATATCCATTATGA
- the LOC129402272 gene encoding uncharacterized protein LOC129402272 isoform X2 — translation MRPAPRGARQGPLAEPSGNCARAPAPGKWEGGGGEARAPGSPQVQRAPRLPGRPSDSLPRLPDAGPPGCTSRCSKRERPRDAGEVAAGAGKDAGLDVQCPAFLRMILNCPNSYAALDLKASVTKALPTEGLVESGIKNRGTMTQEDADFYPEKSAWICQFPKVSPGRRQETEAQEPLPELTASDMKFGHQGKPQ, via the exons ATGCGGCCCGCCCCGCGCGGCGCCCGACAGGGACCCCTAGCGGAGCCGTCGGGAAACTGCGCCCGGGCGCCCGCCCCGGGGaaatgggaaggaggggggggagaggccCGCGCCCCGGGGAGCCCACAGGTGCAGCGCGCCCCAAGGCTGCCCGGGCGCCCCTCCGACAGCCTCCCCCGCCTCCCGGACGCAGGTCCACCTGGATGCACCAGCCGGTGCAGTAAGAGGGAGAGGCCCCGGGACGCGGGGGAGGTCGCTGCGGGCGCCGGGAAAG ATGCAGGACTGGACGTTCAGTGCCCCGCTTTCTTAAGAATGATCTTGAACTGCCCAAATAGCTATGCTGCTCTGGACCTAAAAGCATCGGTCACCAAAGCGCTGCCCACAGAGGGTCTAGTGGAATCAG GTATCAAGAACCGTGGGACCATGACTCAGGAAGATGCAGATTTCTATCCCGAGAAGTCTGCATGGATCTGCCAGTTCCCTAAAG TATCCCCAGGAAGAAGACAGGAAACCGAAGCTCAAGAACCTCTCCCAGAGCTGACAGCAAGTGACATGAAGTTTGGACATCAGGGAAAGCCTCAGTGA
- the LOC129402272 gene encoding uncharacterized protein LOC129402272 isoform X3, with product MRPAPRGARQGPLAEPSGNCARAPAPGKWEGGGGEARAPGSPQVQRAPRLPGRPSDSLPRLPDAGPPGCTSRCSKRERPRDAGEVAAGAGKDAGLDVQCPAFLRMILNCPNSYAALDLKASVTKALPTEGLVESVSPGRRQETEAQEPLPELTASDMKFGHQGKPQ from the exons ATGCGGCCCGCCCCGCGCGGCGCCCGACAGGGACCCCTAGCGGAGCCGTCGGGAAACTGCGCCCGGGCGCCCGCCCCGGGGaaatgggaaggaggggggggagaggccCGCGCCCCGGGGAGCCCACAGGTGCAGCGCGCCCCAAGGCTGCCCGGGCGCCCCTCCGACAGCCTCCCCCGCCTCCCGGACGCAGGTCCACCTGGATGCACCAGCCGGTGCAGTAAGAGGGAGAGGCCCCGGGACGCGGGGGAGGTCGCTGCGGGCGCCGGGAAAG ATGCAGGACTGGACGTTCAGTGCCCCGCTTTCTTAAGAATGATCTTGAACTGCCCAAATAGCTATGCTGCTCTGGACCTAAAAGCATCGGTCACCAAAGCGCTGCCCACAGAGGGTCTAGTGGAATCAG TATCCCCAGGAAGAAGACAGGAAACCGAAGCTCAAGAACCTCTCCCAGAGCTGACAGCAAGTGACATGAAGTTTGGACATCAGGGAAAGCCTCAGTGA
- the LOC129402272 gene encoding uncharacterized protein LOC129402272 isoform X4 → MRPAPRGARQGPLAEPSGNCARAPAPGKWEGGGGEARAPGSPQVQRAPRLPGRPSDSLPRLPDAGPPGCTSRCSKRERPRDAGEVAAGAGKGIKNRGTMTQEDADFYPEKSAWICQFPKGRLLPFCLPHTQSPKPLDYLPMHPMSFEWPQQSINKYPL, encoded by the exons ATGCGGCCCGCCCCGCGCGGCGCCCGACAGGGACCCCTAGCGGAGCCGTCGGGAAACTGCGCCCGGGCGCCCGCCCCGGGGaaatgggaaggaggggggggagaggccCGCGCCCCGGGGAGCCCACAGGTGCAGCGCGCCCCAAGGCTGCCCGGGCGCCCCTCCGACAGCCTCCCCCGCCTCCCGGACGCAGGTCCACCTGGATGCACCAGCCGGTGCAGTAAGAGGGAGAGGCCCCGGGACGCGGGGGAGGTCGCTGCGGGCGCCGGGAAAG GTATCAAGAACCGTGGGACCATGACTCAGGAAGATGCAGATTTCTATCCCGAGAAGTCTGCATGGATCTGCCAGTTCCCTAAAGGTCGTCTTCTGCCCTTTTGCCTGCCACACACCCAATCCCCCAAACCCTTGGATTATCTCCCCATGCACCCCATGTCCTTTGAATGGCCTCAGCAAAGCATCAACAAATATCCATTATGA